A part of Aegilops tauschii subsp. strangulata cultivar AL8/78 chromosome 2, Aet v6.0, whole genome shotgun sequence genomic DNA contains:
- the LOC109740925 gene encoding aspartic proteinase nepenthesin-1-like has protein sequence MGPLQALSLLLLASLASSAAPPPSGYRSMLAHIDSKLGFTNAQLMRRAVHRSRLRAATTLPGYSTTSSRSSTGPRLRSGQAEYLMELAIGTPPVPFVALADTGSDLTWTQCQPCKLCFPQDTPVYDPTTSSSFSPVPCSSATCLPIWSRNCTPTALCRYRYAYGDGAYSAGGLGTETITFGSSAPGEAPAASAGGVAFGCGTDNGGDSYNSTGTVGLGRGSLSLVAQLGVGKFSYCLTDFFNTSLGSPVLFGSLAELAASGGAAVQSTPLLQSPQIPSRYYVSLEGISLGDTRLPIPNQTFALRADGTGGMIVDSGTIFTILVESAFRVVANHVAEVLGQPAVNATSLDNPCFPAPAGERQLPAMPDMVLHFAGGADMTLHRDNYMSFDEEDSSFCLNIAGATSTSTSVLGNFQQQNIQMLFDITVGQMSFVPTDCSKL, from the coding sequence ATGGGTCCTTTACAAGCTCTGAGCTTGCTGCTACTTGCCTCACTGGCAAGCTCGGCGGCGCCGCCACCGTCCGGCTATCGCTCCATGCTCGCCCACATTGACTCCAAACTCGGCTTCACCAACGCACAGCTGATGCGCCGAGCCGTGCACAGAAGCCGCCTCCGAGCGGCCACGACGCTACCGGGTTATTCCACGACGTCTTCCAGGTCGAGCACCGGGCCAAGGCTCCGCTCGGGCCAGGCCGAGTACCTGATGGAGCTCGCCATCGGGACGCCGCCGGTGCCGTTCGTCGCCCTCGCCGACACCGGCAGCGACCTCACATGGACGCAGTGCCAGCCGTGCAAGCTCTGCTTCCCGCAGGACACGCCCGTCTACGACCCGACCACCTCCTCCAGCTTCTCCCCCGTGCCCTGCTCCAGCGCCACGTGCCTGCCCATATGGAGCCGCAACTGCACCCCTACCGCGCTCTGCAGGTACCGCTACGCCTACGGCGACGGCGCCTACTCGGCTGGCGGCCTGGGAACGGAAACGATCACGTTCGGCTCTAGCGCGCCCGGCGAAGCACCGGCCGCCTCTGCCGGAGGCGTCGCGTTCGGCTGCGGCACGGACAACGGGGGCGACTCGTACAACTCCACCGGGACGGTCGGCCTCGGCCGCGGGAGCCTGTCCCTCGTGGCGCAGCTAGGGGTCGGCAAGTTCAGCTACTGCCTCACCGACTTCTTCAACACCAGCCTGGGCAGCCCGGTCCTGTTCGGCTCCCTCGCGGAGCTGGCTGCCAGTGGTGGCGCCGCCGTGCAGTCGACGCCGCTTCTGCAGAGCCCGCAGATTCCGTCACGGTACTACGTCTCCCTCGAGGGCATATCGCTCGGCGACACCCGCCTGCCGATCCCGAACCAAACCTTCGCGCTGCGCGCCGACGGCACCGGCGGGATGATCGTGGACTCCGGCACCATCTTCACGATCCTCGTGGAAAGTGCTTTCAGGGTGGTCGCCAACCACGTGGCCGAGGTGCTCGGCCAGCCAGCGGTCAACGCCACGAGCCTGGACAACCCCTGCTTCCCGGCTCCTGCCGGTGAGCGGCAGCTCCCGGCCATGCCGGACATGGTGCTGCACTTCGCCGGCGGTGCGGATATGACGCTGCATAGGGACAACTACATGTCCTTCGACGAAGAGGACTCGTCGTTCTGCTTAAACATTGCTGGGGCGACGTCGACTTCGACTTCGGTGCTCGGCAATTTCCAGCAGCAGAATATACAGATGCTGTTTGACATCACCGTGGGGCAAATGTCATTTGTCCCCACCGACTGTAGCAAGCTCTGA
- the LOC109740932 gene encoding transcription elongation factor SPT4 homolog 1, translating to MRGGGGGMMDDGGVEHAQIPNSFGHELRACLRCRLVKTYDQFRENGCENCPFLDMDKDRDNVVSCTTANFTGIISLMDPNRSWAARWLRIGRFIPGCYTLAVSEELPEEYQGMCQDNNVQYFPPKRP from the exons atgaggggcggcggcggcgggatgatgGACGACGGCGGGGTTGAGCACGCGCAGATCCCGAATAGCTTCGGCCACGAGCTCCGCGCATGCCTCCGCTGCCGCCTCGTCAAGACCTACGACCAG TTCAGGGAGAATGGCTGCGAGAACTGCCCCTTCCTGGACATGGACAAAGATCGCGACAACGTTGTCAGCTGCACCACCGCCAACTTCACTGG AATAATATCGCTGATGGATCCTAATAGGAGTTGGGCTGCTCGTTGGTTGAGAATTG GGAGGTTCATTCCAGGGTGCTATACTCTGGCTGTCTCAGAGGAACTTCCAGAGGAGTATCAG GGGATGTGCCAAGACAACAACGTGCAGTACTTCCCTCCGAAGCGCCCCTGA